From Actinopolyspora lacussalsi, a single genomic window includes:
- a CDS encoding protein-tyrosine-phosphatase (product_source=COG0394; cath_funfam=3.40.50.2300; cog=COG0394; pfam=PF01451; smart=SM00226; superfamily=52788), translated as MSVTPEVLFVCVHNAGRSQMAAALLDHHARGAVAVRSAGSTPAEEINPAVVEVMEELGLDVSQRFPKKLTTESVDASDVVITMGCGDACPVFPGKRYLDWQLDDPAGKTAEQIRPIRDDIDARVRQLLSELV; from the coding sequence GTGTCCGTCACACCCGAAGTGCTGTTCGTCTGCGTGCACAACGCCGGACGGTCCCAGATGGCCGCCGCACTGCTTGATCACCACGCCCGGGGCGCCGTGGCCGTCCGTTCGGCCGGTTCCACACCGGCCGAGGAGATCAATCCCGCCGTCGTCGAGGTCATGGAGGAACTCGGCCTCGACGTCTCCCAGCGGTTCCCGAAGAAGCTGACCACCGAATCGGTGGACGCCTCCGACGTGGTCATCACGATGGGCTGCGGGGACGCCTGCCCGGTCTTCCCGGGCAAGCGCTACCTCGACTGGCAGCTCGACGACCCCGCCGGCAAGACCGCCGAGCAGATCCGCCCCATCCGCGACGACATCGACGCCCGGGTGCGACAGCTGTTGAGCGAACTCGTGTGA
- a CDS encoding putative dehydrogenase (product_source=COG0673; cath_funfam=3.40.50.720; cog=COG0673; pfam=PF01408,PF02894; superfamily=51735,55347), translating into MSEHDDVEPVAAVDVDPERLNAFRRSGEYELRGYTDVDEMLSAERPDLVSVCTPPASHVELVTSSLRNGAWVWCEKPPCLSLAGYEEMTAAQGTDGPYVSFVFQQRFGSGARHARELLATRELGTPLVAHCQTTWYRDSEYFAAPWRGKWETEGGGPAMGHGIHQLDLLLHLLGPWTEVRAMTGRLWHEVDTEDVSTALVRFESGAMATVVNSLLSPDEMSRIRLDCSEATVELTHLYGHRNEDWRYTPAPHVTDETRIERWRTPEHDEPSSHGAMLRELVTAMREGGRPPCDERDGRGILELVTALYKSAATGREVHSGEIGPDDPFHTVIHGGFPEKLTGNGETTRS; encoded by the coding sequence ATGTCCGAACACGACGACGTCGAACCCGTGGCAGCCGTCGACGTCGACCCCGAACGGCTGAACGCCTTCCGCCGTTCCGGCGAGTACGAGCTACGGGGCTACACCGATGTCGACGAGATGCTCTCGGCCGAACGCCCCGACCTCGTCTCGGTCTGCACCCCACCCGCCTCACACGTGGAGCTCGTCACCAGTTCCCTACGCAACGGTGCCTGGGTGTGGTGCGAGAAACCACCCTGCCTGTCGCTGGCGGGCTACGAGGAGATGACCGCGGCGCAGGGAACCGACGGTCCCTACGTGTCCTTCGTCTTCCAGCAGCGATTCGGTTCGGGAGCGCGGCACGCCCGTGAACTGCTGGCGACGCGGGAGTTGGGCACTCCCCTCGTCGCGCACTGCCAGACCACCTGGTACCGCGATTCCGAGTACTTCGCGGCCCCGTGGCGCGGCAAGTGGGAGACCGAGGGCGGCGGCCCGGCCATGGGCCACGGGATCCACCAGCTCGACCTGCTACTGCATCTGCTCGGGCCGTGGACCGAAGTCCGTGCCATGACCGGACGGCTCTGGCACGAGGTGGACACCGAGGACGTATCGACCGCGCTGGTGCGGTTCGAGTCCGGGGCGATGGCCACCGTGGTCAACAGCTTGCTCTCCCCCGACGAGATGAGCAGGATCCGACTGGACTGCTCGGAAGCCACCGTCGAGCTCACCCACCTGTACGGCCACCGCAACGAGGACTGGCGCTACACCCCGGCACCGCACGTCACCGACGAGACGCGGATCGAACGCTGGCGCACCCCGGAGCACGACGAGCCCAGCTCCCACGGCGCCATGCTGCGGGAGCTGGTCACGGCGATGCGCGAGGGCGGACGCCCACCCTGCGACGAACGGGACGGCCGCGGAATTCTGGAACTGGTCACCGCGCTGTACAAGTCCGCGGCCACCGGCCGGGAGGTGCACTCGGGAGAGATCGGCCCCGACGACCCGTTCCACACCGTGATCCACGGCGGATTCCCCGAGAAACTGACCGGTAACGGAGAGACGACGCGATCATGA
- a CDS encoding hypothetical protein (product_source=Hypo-rule applied; pfam=PF14100; superfamily=49503): MSHPITVTHRHGENITVAAAGTEILNYVYKPDPVEYESRKPYVHPLRTLAGSTVTGYRPNDHRWHKGLQLTASHVSGQNFWGGHSYVTGEGYRELPERIGSMRHDEFESFEVETDELRFTERLHWLHNDGTPWAREHRSIRVHSVDPERGSWALDWSIRLVNVREQPLRFGSPTTAGREMAGYTGLHWRGPREFTGGDVLGPGGISGEAGMMGRRARWLGFVGEHDEVDRCSTVVFEHAPANDHAIHESHWFVRSEPTPAVALSWAFFEEFALPPGEDFSYTYRILLADGARDHEQIERELDEHSW, from the coding sequence ATGAGCCATCCGATCACCGTGACCCATCGGCACGGCGAGAACATCACGGTCGCCGCGGCGGGGACCGAGATCCTGAACTACGTGTACAAACCGGACCCGGTCGAGTACGAATCGCGGAAACCGTACGTGCACCCGCTGCGCACCCTCGCCGGAAGCACCGTCACCGGATACCGGCCGAACGACCATCGCTGGCACAAGGGGCTGCAACTGACGGCCAGCCACGTTTCGGGCCAGAACTTCTGGGGCGGGCACAGCTACGTCACCGGCGAGGGCTACCGGGAACTGCCGGAACGGATCGGCTCGATGCGCCACGACGAGTTCGAGTCCTTCGAGGTCGAGACCGACGAGCTGCGGTTCACCGAACGGTTGCACTGGCTGCACAACGACGGAACCCCCTGGGCACGAGAGCACCGCAGCATCAGGGTGCACTCCGTCGATCCGGAGCGGGGCAGCTGGGCACTCGACTGGTCCATCCGCCTGGTCAACGTGCGCGAGCAACCGCTGCGGTTCGGCAGCCCGACCACCGCCGGACGGGAAATGGCGGGCTACACCGGGCTGCACTGGCGCGGCCCGCGCGAGTTCACCGGCGGCGACGTGCTCGGTCCGGGTGGGATTTCCGGCGAGGCCGGGATGATGGGACGTCGGGCGCGTTGGCTGGGATTCGTCGGGGAGCACGACGAGGTCGACCGCTGTTCCACGGTGGTCTTCGAACACGCTCCGGCGAACGATCACGCCATTCACGAGTCCCACTGGTTCGTGCGCTCGGAACCCACCCCCGCCGTGGCGCTTTCCTGGGCCTTTTTCGAGGAGTTCGCACTCCCACCGGGGGAAGACTTCTCCTACACCTATCGAATCCTGCTGGCCGACGGAGCCAGGGATCACGAACAGATCGAACGAGAACTCGACGAACACTCCTGGTAG
- a CDS encoding ACR3 family arsenite transporter/arsenate reductase (product_source=KO:K03325/KO:K03741; cog=COG0798; ko=KO:K03325,KO:K03741; pfam=PF01758; superfamily=81648; tigrfam=TIGR00832; transmembrane_helix_parts=Inside_1_22,TMhelix_23_42,Outside_43_51,TMhelix_52_74,Inside_75_90,TMhelix_91_113,Outside_114_122,TMhelix_123_140,Inside_141_152,TMhelix_153_175,Outside_176_189,TMhelix_190_212,Inside_213_231,TMhelix_232_254,Outside_255_263,TMhelix_264_286,Inside_287_298,TMhelix_299_321,Outside_322_325,TMhelix_326_348,Inside_349_371), giving the protein MTDTAQRPSETTVARRLSVMDRFLPLWIGAAMLSGLLAGRFVPGLNTALNSLHVVSGVSLPIFVGLLVMMYPVLAKVRYDRLDTVTGDRRLLVSSLVVNWLVGPAVMFTLAWAFLPDLPEYRTGLIIVGLARCIAMVIIWNDLACGDREAAAVLVALNSVFQVIAFAGLGWFYLSVLPGWLGLARVGLDVSAWQIAQSVLIFLGIPLVAGYLSRRLGERAKGRVWYEATFLNKVGPLAPYGLLFTIVVLFALQGGAITSQPLDVARIALPLLVYFVVMWAGTFVLGKGLRMSYERSTTLAFTAAGNNFELAIAVAIATFGVTSGQALAGVVGPLIEVPVLVGLVYVSLAARRWFRDDPTTPPVAAGVSQQR; this is encoded by the coding sequence GTGACGGACACGGCCCAGCGACCGTCCGAGACCACCGTGGCCCGGCGGTTGTCGGTTATGGACCGGTTCCTGCCCCTCTGGATCGGCGCCGCCATGTTGTCGGGCTTGCTTGCCGGTCGGTTCGTGCCGGGGTTGAACACGGCGTTGAACTCGCTGCACGTGGTCTCCGGAGTCTCACTGCCGATCTTCGTCGGGCTGTTGGTGATGATGTATCCGGTGCTGGCCAAGGTGCGCTACGACCGGTTGGACACCGTCACCGGCGACCGGCGGTTGCTGGTCAGCTCGCTGGTCGTCAACTGGTTGGTGGGTCCGGCCGTGATGTTCACGTTGGCCTGGGCGTTCCTGCCCGATCTGCCCGAGTACCGCACCGGGTTGATCATCGTCGGGTTGGCGCGCTGCATCGCCATGGTCATCATCTGGAACGACCTGGCCTGCGGTGACCGGGAGGCCGCCGCGGTGCTGGTGGCGCTGAACTCGGTGTTCCAGGTGATCGCCTTCGCCGGTCTCGGCTGGTTCTACCTGAGCGTGCTGCCCGGCTGGCTGGGGCTGGCCCGGGTAGGGCTGGACGTCTCGGCCTGGCAGATCGCCCAGTCCGTGCTGATCTTCCTCGGCATCCCGCTGGTCGCGGGCTACTTGTCGCGGCGTCTCGGCGAGCGCGCCAAGGGACGTGTCTGGTACGAGGCGACGTTCCTGAACAAGGTCGGCCCGCTGGCCCCGTACGGCCTGCTGTTCACCATCGTGGTGCTGTTCGCCCTGCAGGGCGGGGCGATAACCAGCCAACCCCTCGACGTGGCCCGCATCGCGCTGCCGCTGCTGGTCTACTTCGTGGTCATGTGGGCGGGAACCTTCGTCCTCGGCAAGGGGTTGCGGATGTCGTACGAGCGCTCGACCACGCTGGCGTTCACCGCCGCGGGCAACAACTTCGAACTGGCGATCGCTGTGGCCATCGCCACCTTCGGCGTGACCAGCGGTCAGGCGCTGGCCGGTGTGGTCGGCCCGCTCATCGAGGTTCCGGTGCTGGTCGGGTTGGTCTACGTCAGCCTGGCCGCTCGCCGCTGGTTCCGCGACGATCCGACCACCCCACCCGTCGCCGCTGGTGTCTCCCAGCAGCGCTGA
- a CDS encoding ArsR family transcriptional regulator (product_source=KO:K03892; cath_funfam=1.10.10.10; cog=COG0640; ko=KO:K03892; pfam=PF01022; smart=SM00418; superfamily=46785) — translation MSNQERGEERWCCSPVTGEPLSAEQAADLSAVFKALGDPVRLRLLSLIAAHAGGEACVCDLSGAFDLSGPTISHHLKVLREAGAITGERRGTWVYYRVLPETLQQLSAVLGPAPTVSTSA, via the coding sequence ATGTCGAATCAGGAGCGGGGTGAAGAGCGCTGGTGCTGTTCACCGGTGACGGGGGAGCCGCTGTCGGCCGAGCAGGCCGCGGACCTCTCGGCGGTGTTCAAGGCGCTGGGCGATCCGGTGCGGCTGCGGCTGCTGTCGTTGATCGCCGCCCACGCGGGTGGGGAGGCGTGCGTGTGCGACCTGAGCGGCGCGTTCGACCTGTCCGGGCCGACGATCTCGCACCACCTCAAGGTGCTGCGCGAGGCCGGCGCCATCACCGGTGAGCGGCGAGGCACCTGGGTCTACTACCGGGTGCTCCCGGAGACCCTGCAACAGCTGTCGGCGGTTCTCGGTCCGGCTCCGACCGTGTCCACATCGGCCTGA
- a CDS encoding alpha-amylase (product_source=KO:K01176; cath_funfam=2.60.40.1180,3.20.20.80; cleavage_site_network=SignalP-noTM; cog=COG0366; ko=KO:K01176; pfam=PF00128,PF02806; smart=SM00632,SM00642; superfamily=51011,51445), producing MLRKYLGVGLAFVASTALAVAVPTQARADLPGDKDVTAVLFEWKYDSVAEECTNRIGPAGYGAVQVSPPQEHIQGSQWWTSYQPVSYRIASRLGDRTAFADMIESCHAAGVKVIADAVINHMSAGSGTGTGGSSYEKYNYPGIYSYYDFDNCTSAINQSDYTNDKWRVQNCELLDLSDLDTGEEYVRGRIAAYLNDLLSLGVDGFRIDAAKHMAAADLADIKSRLSDPDVYWKQEVIYGSGEVVSPTEYTGTGDVQEFRYARDLERVFNEEKLAHLNDYGESWGYMDSSHATVFVDNHDTERNGDTLNYKDGANYTLANVFMLAWPYASPDVHSGYEFSDTDAGPPNGGTVNACWQDGWKCQHAWPEIESMVAFRNATDGAAVTDWWDNGDDAIAFGRGSSGFVAINHEATSLSRTFQTSLPAGEYCDVQRDTPVTVDSAGRFTATLGSNTALALHVNARTCGN from the coding sequence ATGCTTCGAAAATACCTGGGAGTCGGGCTCGCGTTTGTGGCGAGTACCGCTCTGGCCGTCGCCGTGCCGACACAGGCCCGAGCCGACTTACCCGGCGACAAGGACGTCACAGCCGTACTGTTCGAGTGGAAGTACGATTCGGTGGCCGAGGAGTGCACGAACCGAATCGGCCCGGCCGGATACGGCGCCGTGCAGGTCTCCCCACCGCAGGAGCACATCCAGGGGTCACAGTGGTGGACCTCCTACCAACCCGTGAGCTACCGGATCGCCTCGCGACTGGGTGATCGCACCGCCTTCGCCGACATGATCGAGAGCTGCCACGCGGCCGGGGTGAAGGTCATCGCCGATGCGGTGATCAATCACATGTCCGCGGGTTCCGGCACCGGAACCGGCGGCTCGTCCTACGAGAAGTACAACTATCCCGGAATCTATTCCTACTACGATTTCGACAACTGCACGTCCGCGATAAACCAATCGGACTACACCAACGACAAGTGGCGGGTGCAGAACTGCGAACTGCTCGATCTCTCCGATCTCGACACGGGTGAGGAATACGTGCGTGGTCGTATCGCCGCTTATCTCAACGATCTGCTGTCGCTGGGAGTGGACGGATTTCGGATCGACGCGGCCAAGCACATGGCCGCCGCGGATCTCGCCGACATCAAGTCCCGGCTGAGCGACCCGGACGTCTACTGGAAGCAGGAAGTGATCTACGGCTCCGGCGAGGTCGTCTCACCGACCGAATACACCGGAACCGGCGACGTTCAGGAGTTCCGCTACGCCCGCGACCTCGAACGCGTGTTCAACGAGGAGAAGCTCGCGCACCTGAACGACTACGGCGAGAGCTGGGGCTACATGGATTCCTCCCATGCGACGGTCTTCGTAGACAATCACGACACTGAACGCAACGGTGACACGCTCAACTACAAGGACGGCGCGAACTACACGCTGGCCAACGTCTTCATGCTGGCCTGGCCCTACGCGTCCCCCGACGTGCACTCCGGTTATGAGTTCAGCGACACCGACGCCGGGCCGCCCAACGGCGGGACGGTCAACGCGTGCTGGCAGGACGGCTGGAAGTGCCAGCACGCCTGGCCGGAGATCGAGTCGATGGTCGCCTTCCGCAACGCCACCGACGGCGCGGCGGTCACCGACTGGTGGGACAACGGCGACGATGCCATCGCGTTCGGACGAGGCAGCAGTGGGTTCGTGGCCATCAACCACGAGGCCACTTCGCTGAGCCGGACCTTCCAGACCTCGTTGCCCGCGGGCGAGTACTGCGACGTGCAGCGTGACACGCCCGTCACGGTCGACTCCGCGGGACGGTTCACGGCAACCCTCGGGTCGAACACGGCGCTCGCGTTGCACGTGAACGCACGGACCTGCGGAAACTGA
- a CDS encoding hypothetical protein (product_source=Hypo-rule applied; superfamily=51569; transmembrane_helix_parts=Outside_1_44,TMhelix_45_67,Inside_68_78,TMhelix_79_101,Outside_102_110,TMhelix_111_133,Inside_134_134,TMhelix_135_154,Outside_155_161) — translation MSTPQPGPQSTSGAGEGAERRAPEDRGSWAMTAAQPMPGMSGWLAFGGWMLALVGVFNVIAGLTALLQPGYYVVTGGELLVFGFGAWGWIWLAFGALQVVAGAGCLAGQMWARMTGIALAGLAAIAHLAFLAAFPFWELVSIGLCVLVIYSLVVPPRNAVG, via the coding sequence ATGTCCACTCCGCAACCAGGACCACAGTCCACATCCGGTGCCGGGGAAGGTGCCGAACGCCGAGCACCCGAGGACCGGGGCAGCTGGGCGATGACGGCCGCCCAACCGATGCCCGGGATGTCCGGGTGGCTGGCCTTCGGGGGCTGGATGCTCGCGCTGGTCGGCGTCTTCAACGTCATCGCCGGTCTCACCGCGTTGTTGCAGCCCGGCTACTACGTGGTAACCGGTGGTGAGCTGCTGGTCTTCGGCTTCGGCGCCTGGGGCTGGATCTGGCTCGCGTTCGGCGCACTGCAGGTCGTGGCAGGCGCGGGTTGCCTGGCCGGTCAGATGTGGGCACGGATGACCGGTATCGCTCTCGCCGGTTTGGCCGCGATCGCTCACCTGGCCTTCCTCGCCGCGTTCCCGTTCTGGGAACTGGTGTCGATCGGGCTGTGCGTGCTGGTGATCTACTCGCTGGTGGTCCCGCCCAGAAACGCCGTCGGCTGA
- a CDS encoding catechol 2,3-dioxygenase-like lactoylglutathione lyase family enzyme (product_source=COG0346; cath_funfam=3.10.180.10; cog=COG0346; pfam=PF00903; superfamily=54593), translating to MSRVQLALRVGDLRRSIEFYTRLLGTEPAKLRPGYANFAVTEPPLKLVLLEGEAEQDTVLDHLGVEVADSDTVHDATRRLSELGLFTRVEDDTTCCYATQDKVWVHGPGREPWEVYTVTDDSPESEHSGPSGGGTACCGTTAEAAG from the coding sequence ATGTCCCGTGTTCAACTCGCCCTGCGTGTCGGCGACCTGCGGCGATCGATCGAGTTCTACACCAGGCTGCTCGGTACCGAGCCGGCCAAGCTGCGCCCCGGCTATGCCAACTTCGCCGTGACGGAGCCGCCGCTGAAGCTCGTGCTGCTGGAAGGCGAAGCGGAGCAGGACACCGTGCTGGACCACCTCGGTGTCGAGGTGGCCGACAGTGACACCGTTCACGACGCCACGCGGCGGCTGTCCGAACTCGGCCTGTTCACCCGGGTCGAGGACGACACGACCTGCTGCTACGCCACCCAGGACAAGGTGTGGGTGCACGGCCCCGGTCGGGAACCCTGGGAGGTGTACACCGTCACCGACGACTCCCCCGAGTCCGAGCACAGCGGCCCGAGTGGTGGCGGAACCGCCTGCTGCGGCACCACGGCGGAAGCCGCCGGGTGA
- a CDS encoding hypothetical protein (product_source=Hypo-rule applied; cath_funfam=3.40.50.300; pfam=PF00931; smart=SM00382; superfamily=160387,52540), producing MTGEIATGDIVAHGAANDVARTGVPTTRHDEASDRTGTTGVLDRRSPGRLPGRIDVLPVAAHQLPPSSGLFVGRTSELNRMEAWHRENSERALLVALTGSGGIGKTTLACHWLRQHERRFPDGQLYVDAGTRSAEHPIAAAELLGRLLRALGVPPERVPLEMAERLSWYRSITAGRSLSVLVDNVVSTAQVRPLLPESATSTLLVTSRSRLVGLTMEGARFMELAPLNAEDVVHILSRKLGRSRVSREMGNARLLAKLCAGSPLAATEISAWLAARPRRSLAHAANLVREQRKRMTTLPRSEDFAAHSVVDICYQGLSPQAATLYRRLAQHPRGDLPVALTHHLAGIEGSDSERVLAELRDARLLGAGEQRYWFHDLVLAHARTMSLGEDSPAVRRRTLHSVIDWYIGRAVEADLVITPRRPRFGRHYPSRANDWPVWDSPESALDWFERERGNLRAVIIEAHHNQWDEPVWQLCEAMWGFFFHRKHYRDWIDSHRLGIEAASRLGHPLAESRLRCQLAFAYLDLEHFDEAMDVCLPAPRLPEAGWDSAELSTTLSELTSAARRGSGHDDAGSNTSDERPGERKIVRISSAALSRARAPRAETTGNHRIG from the coding sequence GTGACAGGAGAGATCGCCACCGGGGACATCGTTGCCCACGGCGCTGCCAACGATGTGGCCCGTACCGGCGTCCCGACCACGCGCCACGACGAAGCGTCGGACCGGACCGGCACCACCGGAGTTCTCGACAGACGTTCTCCCGGACGCCTCCCCGGCCGGATCGACGTGTTGCCCGTCGCCGCCCATCAGCTGCCGCCGTCTTCCGGGCTCTTCGTGGGACGCACATCCGAGCTCAACCGCATGGAGGCATGGCATCGGGAGAACTCCGAACGCGCACTGCTCGTCGCGCTGACCGGGTCCGGCGGAATCGGGAAAACGACGCTGGCCTGCCACTGGCTGCGGCAGCACGAGCGGAGATTTCCGGACGGGCAGCTCTACGTCGACGCGGGAACCCGCTCCGCCGAACACCCCATCGCGGCCGCGGAACTGCTCGGGCGACTGCTGCGAGCACTGGGGGTGCCGCCCGAACGGGTTCCGCTGGAGATGGCCGAACGGCTGAGCTGGTACCGCTCGATCACCGCGGGGCGATCACTGTCGGTGCTGGTGGACAACGTCGTCTCGACCGCACAGGTAAGGCCGCTGCTTCCGGAATCGGCGACGAGCACGCTGCTGGTCACCAGCAGGAGTCGCCTGGTCGGTCTGACGATGGAGGGTGCCAGGTTCATGGAGCTGGCACCGCTGAACGCCGAGGACGTGGTGCACATACTCTCCCGCAAGCTCGGCCGCTCGCGGGTGTCACGCGAGATGGGCAACGCCCGGCTGCTGGCCAAACTGTGCGCGGGCTCCCCCCTGGCCGCCACTGAGATATCGGCGTGGCTGGCCGCCCGACCCCGCCGGTCACTGGCACACGCGGCCAACCTGGTGCGGGAACAGCGAAAGCGGATGACGACGCTCCCCCGGAGCGAGGACTTCGCGGCGCACAGCGTGGTCGACATCTGCTACCAGGGCCTGTCACCGCAGGCCGCCACGCTCTACCGCAGACTGGCACAGCACCCCCGGGGAGATCTCCCCGTCGCGCTGACCCATCACCTCGCCGGGATCGAGGGCAGCGATTCCGAACGGGTATTGGCGGAGCTACGGGACGCCAGACTGTTGGGAGCCGGTGAACAACGGTACTGGTTCCACGACCTCGTCCTCGCGCACGCACGGACGATGAGCCTCGGCGAGGACTCCCCGGCAGTCAGGCGCCGCACGTTGCACAGCGTCATCGACTGGTACATCGGTCGCGCCGTCGAAGCCGATCTGGTCATCACGCCTCGCCGCCCCAGGTTCGGCAGGCACTACCCGAGCCGGGCCAACGACTGGCCCGTCTGGGACAGTCCCGAGTCGGCGTTGGACTGGTTCGAGCGCGAACGCGGCAATCTGCGGGCGGTCATCATCGAAGCCCACCACAACCAGTGGGACGAACCGGTCTGGCAACTGTGCGAAGCGATGTGGGGGTTCTTCTTCCATCGCAAGCACTACCGGGACTGGATCGACTCGCACCGCCTCGGAATCGAGGCGGCGTCACGCCTGGGTCACCCGTTGGCCGAATCGCGACTCCGGTGCCAGCTCGCCTTCGCCTACCTGGACCTGGAACACTTCGACGAGGCCATGGACGTGTGCCTTCCGGCGCCCCGATTGCCCGAGGCTGGTTGGGACAGTGCGGAACTGTCCACGACACTGTCCGAACTCACCAGTGCGGCGAGACGAGGAAGCGGCCACGACGACGCGGGATCGAACACATCGGACGAACGACCCGGTGAGCGGAAAATCGTCCGAATCTCCTCCGCAGCGCTCTCACGTGCTCGCGCGCCACGAGCCGAAACGACCGGTAACCACCGCATCGGATGA
- a CDS encoding mannose-6-phosphate isomerase-like protein (cupin superfamily) (product_source=COG0662; cog=COG0662; superfamily=51182), whose protein sequence is MTEDRPIPLPGAIGISHVDCYDWPASDGLGGGSPHMHLACTEAYVVIEGSGVVQTLSSAGYREDELTAGAIMWFEPGTVHRMVGHERLRVTVLMQNSGLPEAGDAVFTFPPEIMADRDAYAAAAALPDGAKAEQAARRRRDLAVSGYLPLRDALHAGDPEPLREFHRAAAALVSPRVERWKTLWRGGALAAAERTGARLEALAAGDTDELANSRVRLAHPSRHGGYGMCGRRDEYEIPGTTVAYGGE, encoded by the coding sequence ATGACCGAGGACCGGCCGATACCGCTTCCCGGAGCGATCGGCATCTCCCATGTGGACTGCTACGACTGGCCCGCCTCGGACGGGCTCGGCGGCGGAAGTCCACACATGCACCTGGCCTGCACGGAGGCCTATGTGGTCATCGAAGGCAGCGGCGTGGTGCAGACCCTGAGTTCGGCGGGCTACCGCGAGGACGAGCTCACCGCCGGAGCGATCATGTGGTTCGAACCGGGCACGGTACACCGCATGGTGGGTCACGAGCGGCTGCGCGTCACGGTGCTGATGCAGAACAGCGGGCTGCCGGAGGCGGGTGACGCGGTGTTCACCTTTCCACCGGAGATCATGGCCGATCGGGACGCCTACGCCGCGGCCGCGGCGTTGCCCGATGGCGCGAAAGCGGAACAGGCGGCCCGACGGCGCAGGGATCTGGCGGTGTCCGGCTACCTGCCGCTGCGGGACGCGCTGCACGCCGGGGATCCCGAGCCGTTGCGCGAGTTCCATCGCGCGGCCGCGGCACTGGTGAGTCCCCGGGTGGAACGTTGGAAAACGCTGTGGCGCGGCGGGGCGCTGGCCGCGGCCGAACGAACCGGCGCACGGCTGGAAGCGCTGGCCGCGGGTGACACGGACGAGCTAGCGAACTCGCGGGTGCGGCTGGCACATCCGTCCAGGCACGGCGGATACGGCATGTGCGGCAGACGCGACGAGTACGAGATTCCCGGCACGACCGTCGCGTACGGAGGCGAGTGA